In Arthrobacter sp. PAMC25284, a single genomic region encodes these proteins:
- a CDS encoding putative quinol monooxygenase gives MSTPIDLQATFIPNEGEFFRVKLALEIAIDEVVNEPGCIRYELTEATEDRLVLTEQWASQEDLDKHSKGTAVQDLNESLSALLAEPVKLEKL, from the coding sequence ATGAGCACTCCCATTGATCTCCAGGCCACCTTCATCCCGAATGAGGGCGAATTCTTCCGCGTGAAGCTCGCCCTCGAAATTGCCATCGACGAAGTGGTGAACGAGCCCGGTTGCATCCGTTATGAACTGACCGAAGCCACCGAGGACCGCCTCGTCCTGACCGAGCAGTGGGCTTCCCAGGAAGACCTGGACAAGCACTCCAAGGGGACCGCGGTCCAGGACCTCAACGAGTCCCTGAGCGCCCTGCTGGCCGAGCCGGTAAAGCTCGAAAAGCTCTGA
- a CDS encoding cystathionine beta-synthase encodes MKYAQSILDLIGHTPLVKLNHVTEGIEATILVKLEYLNPGGSIKDRIAAKMIDEAERTGKLLPGGTIVEPTSGNTGVGLALVAQQKGYRCVFVVPDKVGEDKRAVLRAYGAEVVVTATSVPPDSPQSYYGVSDRLVTEIPGAYKPDQFSNPAAPASHYESTGPEIWQDTDGRITHCVIGAGTGGTITGTGRYLKEVSAGRPEADGGVVRIIGADPAGSVYSGGTGRPYFVEGVGEDMWPANYDKAVPDAVIAVSDADSFAMTRRLAREEGLLVGGSSGMAVVAALETARDLPADAVVVVILPDSGRGYLGKIFNDQWMRSYGFLAGDDEATVGEIIKAKNGELPELVHVHPNETIRDVIDIMNEFGVSHIPVLSQEPPVVMGEVLGSVDERTLTAKLFRGEAKLADKVAEHMGARLPVIGSLESISAARELLSEDDTLMVTFVGAPVGILTRHDLLNYLSN; translated from the coding sequence ATGAAGTACGCCCAGTCCATTCTGGACCTCATCGGCCACACGCCGCTCGTCAAACTCAACCACGTCACCGAAGGCATCGAGGCCACCATCCTGGTGAAACTCGAATACCTGAACCCCGGCGGTTCCATCAAGGACCGCATCGCGGCGAAGATGATCGACGAGGCCGAACGGACCGGCAAACTCCTGCCCGGCGGAACCATCGTGGAACCCACCTCCGGCAATACCGGCGTCGGCCTGGCCCTCGTCGCCCAGCAAAAGGGCTACCGCTGCGTCTTCGTTGTGCCGGACAAGGTCGGCGAGGACAAACGCGCCGTCCTGCGCGCCTACGGTGCCGAAGTCGTTGTCACCGCAACGTCCGTCCCGCCGGACAGCCCGCAAAGCTACTACGGCGTCTCCGACCGGCTGGTCACCGAGATCCCCGGCGCGTACAAGCCGGACCAGTTCTCCAACCCGGCCGCGCCGGCCAGCCACTATGAATCCACCGGTCCGGAGATCTGGCAGGACACCGACGGCAGGATCACCCACTGCGTGATCGGTGCCGGCACCGGCGGCACCATCACCGGCACCGGCCGGTACCTGAAGGAAGTCTCGGCCGGGCGCCCGGAAGCCGACGGCGGCGTGGTCAGGATCATCGGTGCGGATCCCGCAGGCTCCGTCTATTCCGGCGGCACGGGGCGGCCCTACTTCGTCGAAGGCGTCGGCGAGGACATGTGGCCGGCCAACTACGACAAAGCCGTCCCGGATGCCGTCATCGCCGTCAGTGACGCCGACTCCTTCGCGATGACGCGCCGGCTGGCCCGCGAAGAGGGCCTGCTCGTCGGCGGCTCCTCCGGAATGGCCGTCGTCGCGGCCCTCGAGACCGCACGGGACCTTCCCGCCGACGCCGTCGTAGTGGTCATCCTGCCCGATTCCGGCCGCGGCTATCTTGGCAAGATCTTCAACGATCAGTGGATGCGTTCCTACGGCTTCCTGGCAGGCGACGACGAAGCGACCGTCGGGGAGATCATCAAGGCCAAGAACGGCGAACTCCCCGAACTTGTCCATGTTCACCCGAACGAGACCATCCGCGACGTCATCGACATCATGAACGAGTTCGGTGTCTCGCACATCCCGGTGCTCTCCCAGGAGCCGCCGGTCGTGATGGGCGAAGTCCTTGGATCCGTCGACGAGCGCACCCTGACCGCGAAGCTCTTCCGCGGCGAGGCAAAACTTGCCGACAAAGTCGCCGAGCACATGGGCGCCCGGCTGCCGGTGATCGGTTCGCTCGAATCCATCTCCGCGGCCCGTGAGCTGCTCTCCGAAGACGACACCCTGATGGTGACGTTCGTCGGTGCCCCGGTGGGGATCCTGACCCGCCACGATCTGCTCAACTACCTCAGCAACTGA
- a CDS encoding ABC transporter ATP-binding protein: MSQAVTVESLTKKFGRVEALHDVSFGIAEGAVFGVIGPNGAGKTTLMRCLLDIIRPTSGSAKLLGEDPRTAGPALRRRIGYLPGELFLEGRITGRKLLAHYEYISGPVKPGRIEGLAERLGLDLDRTTRKLSKGNRQKLGLVQAFMHDPELLVLDEPTSGLDPLVQQEFLAMVREGQANGQTIFLSSHVLSEIQQAADQVAILRDGRIITVASVDSLREGAVRHVRFTAARISASDAGALLGRVRGIGSIEVLPAGDDVELSATLAGPIQPLLQVLATLELKELVLAEPDLEESVLELYGTIRGNGGGQ, translated from the coding sequence ATGAGCCAAGCGGTCACCGTCGAATCCCTGACCAAAAAATTTGGCCGGGTCGAAGCCCTGCACGATGTCAGCTTCGGCATTGCGGAGGGGGCGGTATTCGGCGTCATCGGGCCCAACGGCGCGGGGAAGACAACCCTGATGCGGTGCCTGTTGGACATCATCCGGCCCACGTCCGGCTCGGCGAAACTGCTGGGCGAGGACCCGCGGACCGCCGGGCCGGCGCTGCGACGGCGGATCGGCTACCTGCCGGGCGAGTTGTTCCTGGAGGGGCGCATCACGGGCCGCAAGCTGCTGGCGCACTATGAATACATCAGTGGCCCGGTCAAGCCCGGCCGGATCGAGGGTCTGGCCGAACGACTCGGTCTTGACCTGGACCGCACCACGCGCAAGTTGTCCAAGGGCAATCGGCAGAAGCTCGGCCTCGTCCAGGCCTTTATGCACGATCCCGAACTCCTTGTCCTGGACGAGCCGACGAGCGGTCTGGATCCCCTGGTCCAGCAGGAGTTCCTCGCCATGGTCCGGGAGGGGCAGGCGAATGGGCAGACCATTTTCCTCAGTTCACATGTGCTCAGCGAGATCCAGCAGGCCGCCGACCAGGTTGCGATCCTCCGCGACGGCCGGATCATCACCGTCGCATCGGTGGACAGTCTGCGCGAGGGTGCGGTGCGGCACGTGCGGTTCACCGCGGCCAGGATCTCAGCCTCCGACGCCGGCGCGCTGCTGGGCCGGGTGCGGGGCATCGGCAGCATTGAGGTGCTGCCGGCCGGCGACGACGTCGAACTCTCGGCGACCCTGGCCGGCCCGATCCAGCCGCTGCTCCAGGTACTGGCCACGCTGGAGCTCAAGGAACTGGTCCTTGCCGAGCCCGACCTCGAGGAATCCGTCCTGGAGTTGTACGGCACCATCCGCGGCAACGGAGGCGGACAATGA
- a CDS encoding co-chaperone YbbN — MATVDITGEQFASTIENNDIVLVDFWAEWCGPCKQFGPTYSAVSEKYQDVVFTKVDTEVEQQLAAEAGITSIPTLMAFREKVLVFSQPGALNAQQLEEVVGAVKALDMDEVHAHVARSQAEAAAAANQPSANRTPADQQDGSQIPDF, encoded by the coding sequence ATGGCTACCGTAGACATCACAGGTGAACAGTTCGCATCCACCATTGAGAACAACGACATCGTGCTCGTTGACTTCTGGGCCGAATGGTGCGGCCCGTGCAAGCAGTTCGGACCAACGTATTCCGCCGTCTCCGAGAAGTACCAGGACGTCGTCTTCACCAAGGTCGACACCGAGGTCGAGCAACAGCTCGCCGCTGAAGCCGGTATCACCTCGATTCCGACCCTGATGGCCTTCCGCGAAAAGGTGCTGGTGTTTTCCCAGCCCGGTGCACTGAACGCCCAGCAGCTTGAAGAGGTCGTCGGCGCCGTCAAGGCCCTGGACATGGACGAGGTGCACGCCCACGTGGCGCGCTCGCAGGCCGAGGCGGCCGCAGCCGCGAACCAGCCGTCGGCCAACCGTACCCCCGCTGACCAGCAGGACGGGTCCCAGATCCCGGACTTCTAA
- a CDS encoding VOC family protein, whose protein sequence is MAPAVVHFEIPADDEDRAAKFYSSAFDWGVQPMPELSYTMITTTPKDDSGMPTVPGAINGGMFRRQGPVVSPVVTVAVDDIDEALGRIESLGGSTVSPRQKVGSMGWSAYFKDTEGNIVGLWQNAEPETGADTANRNDIGA, encoded by the coding sequence ATGGCTCCAGCAGTAGTGCACTTCGAAATTCCCGCCGACGACGAAGACCGCGCGGCAAAGTTCTACAGTTCAGCTTTTGACTGGGGGGTGCAGCCCATGCCGGAACTGAGCTACACCATGATCACGACTACGCCGAAGGATGACTCCGGTATGCCTACCGTGCCCGGCGCCATCAACGGGGGCATGTTCCGCCGTCAGGGCCCGGTTGTGTCGCCGGTGGTCACGGTGGCTGTCGACGATATTGATGAGGCGCTCGGCCGGATCGAGTCCCTTGGCGGCAGCACCGTAAGTCCCCGGCAAAAGGTCGGCAGCATGGGCTGGTCCGCGTATTTCAAGGACACCGAAGGGAACATCGTCGGCCTGTGGCAGAACGCCGAGCCCGAGACTGGAGCGGACACGGCGAACCGGAACGATATTGGGGCCTGA
- a CDS encoding MOSC domain-containing protein, with product MDTASVLAVCRVHQLLSVEGSVGVTAIDKRPVEGPVKVHKLGLHGDIQASRIDHGGEDQALYAYSQHDADYWESELGRDLPPGIFGENLRIAGIDASNAIIGERWKIGLQVEVEVTSPRVPCATFQRHLGEPGWVKRFTDAGRVGTYLRVVRTGTIQAGDHMHRIFVPTHGVSIAKFFSDPTLADIEALKDADADGEIRLQPEYRDEFEKLERRLSV from the coding sequence ATGGACACCGCATCAGTGCTCGCCGTCTGCCGCGTACACCAGCTCCTCAGCGTCGAGGGGAGCGTCGGTGTGACCGCGATCGACAAACGTCCCGTGGAAGGCCCCGTCAAGGTCCACAAGCTCGGACTCCACGGCGATATCCAGGCCAGCCGGATTGACCACGGCGGCGAGGACCAGGCGCTCTACGCTTACTCCCAGCACGATGCCGACTACTGGGAAAGTGAGCTTGGCCGCGACCTCCCGCCCGGAATCTTCGGGGAAAACCTGCGGATCGCCGGGATCGACGCCTCGAATGCGATCATCGGTGAACGCTGGAAAATCGGGCTGCAGGTCGAGGTCGAGGTGACCTCGCCGCGCGTTCCGTGTGCCACTTTCCAACGGCATCTCGGCGAGCCGGGCTGGGTCAAGCGCTTTACGGACGCCGGGCGGGTGGGCACTTACCTTCGGGTGGTCCGGACCGGCACTATCCAGGCCGGGGACCACATGCACCGGATCTTCGTCCCCACCCATGGAGTGAGCATCGCCAAGTTCTTCAGCGATCCCACCCTGGCGGACATCGAAGCACTCAAGGACGCCGACGCCGACGGCGAGATCCGCCTCCAGCCCGAGTACCGCGACGAATTCGAGAAGCTGGAGCGCCGGCTCAGCGTATAG
- a CDS encoding DEAD/DEAH box helicase: MPENQNNSVDTETIESDVETSETAATAADSSTDTPVTTEVEAPSAAEAAPAAEAPAKSEDTTKSEETEDEGVKFVDLGIDGRVLAALQDVGYEKPSPIQAATIPLLLEGRDVVGLAQTGTGKTAAFAVPALSRLAELHDLNGPSRKTQALVLAPTRELALQVAEAFTSYAKHIDDFTVLPVYGGSAYGPQLAGLRRGAQVVVGTPGRVIDHISKGSLDLSELQYLVLDEADEMLRMGFAEDVEQIFQQTPAGRQVALFSATMPSQIRRLSKQYLNNPAEVQVKSKTTTGANTRQRYLQVMGPHKLDALTRILEVEEFEGVIAFVRTKMATEDLADKLRSRGFQAAAINGDIPQQQRERTVEALRDGKIDILVATDVAARGLDVERVSHVVNYDIPHDTESYVHRIGRTGRAGRSGDAILFMTPREKYLLRSIEKATRQPVEQMHLPTAETVNTLRLGKFAQRITETLESEDVAAFRDLISSYEEEHNVPASEIAAALAVMAQGGQSLLVKELPAAPEFQKRERAKDGFGSRGPTRTLTEGNATYRIAVGRRQRVMPGSIVGAIANEGGISSAQIGGIDIRSDHSLVELPADLSADQLKALSRTRIGGELIHLELDNGRKPSGDRGSYQGNRGGDRGGFSGGGDRGGNSGAGNFKGNGGFKREFRKTDGERSSADRGGRSFSDRNERGVSSDPRKPRTEGGFKPRNKW, from the coding sequence ATGCCCGAAAATCAGAACAACTCCGTCGACACCGAGACCATCGAAAGCGACGTCGAGACTTCTGAAACGGCTGCAACCGCAGCCGACTCCAGCACCGACACCCCGGTCACCACCGAGGTTGAGGCGCCGTCCGCTGCTGAGGCAGCCCCCGCCGCCGAGGCTCCGGCCAAGTCCGAGGACACCACCAAGTCCGAGGAAACCGAAGATGAGGGCGTCAAGTTCGTTGACCTCGGCATCGACGGCCGCGTCCTGGCCGCACTGCAGGACGTCGGCTACGAGAAGCCGTCCCCGATCCAGGCAGCAACCATTCCGCTGCTGCTCGAAGGCCGCGACGTCGTGGGCCTGGCCCAGACAGGTACCGGTAAGACTGCAGCATTCGCAGTACCGGCGCTGTCCCGGCTCGCCGAGCTCCACGACCTCAACGGTCCTTCCCGCAAGACCCAGGCCCTCGTCCTGGCTCCCACCCGCGAGCTGGCCCTCCAGGTTGCCGAGGCCTTCACCTCCTACGCCAAGCACATCGATGATTTCACCGTCCTGCCGGTCTACGGCGGCTCCGCCTACGGCCCGCAGCTCGCTGGCCTGCGCCGCGGTGCCCAGGTCGTCGTCGGCACCCCCGGCCGCGTGATCGACCACATCTCCAAGGGGTCCCTGGACCTGTCCGAACTCCAGTACCTGGTGCTGGATGAGGCTGACGAGATGCTGCGTATGGGCTTCGCGGAAGACGTCGAGCAGATCTTCCAGCAGACCCCGGCAGGCCGCCAGGTGGCGCTGTTCTCGGCCACGATGCCGAGCCAGATCCGCCGTCTGTCCAAGCAGTACCTGAACAACCCGGCCGAGGTGCAGGTCAAGTCCAAGACCACCACGGGCGCCAACACCCGCCAGCGTTACCTCCAGGTCATGGGCCCGCACAAGCTCGACGCGCTGACCCGTATCCTCGAGGTTGAAGAGTTCGAGGGCGTCATCGCGTTCGTGCGGACCAAAATGGCCACCGAGGACCTCGCCGACAAGCTGCGCTCCCGCGGATTCCAGGCTGCCGCCATCAATGGCGACATCCCGCAGCAGCAGCGCGAGCGGACCGTTGAGGCCCTGCGCGACGGCAAGATCGACATCCTGGTCGCCACCGACGTCGCCGCCCGCGGCCTGGACGTCGAGCGCGTCAGCCACGTGGTCAACTACGACATCCCGCACGACACCGAGTCCTACGTGCACCGCATCGGCCGCACGGGCCGCGCCGGCCGTTCCGGCGACGCGATCCTGTTCATGACGCCTCGGGAGAAGTACCTGCTGCGTTCAATCGAGAAGGCCACCCGCCAGCCCGTCGAGCAGATGCACCTGCCCACGGCCGAGACCGTCAATACGCTGCGCCTGGGCAAGTTTGCCCAGCGCATCACGGAGACGCTCGAGTCCGAGGACGTAGCAGCGTTCCGCGACCTCATCTCCTCCTACGAGGAAGAGCACAACGTGCCGGCCTCGGAGATTGCCGCGGCCCTGGCCGTTATGGCCCAGGGCGGACAGTCGCTCCTGGTCAAGGAACTGCCGGCAGCTCCGGAATTCCAGAAGCGCGAGCGCGCCAAGGACGGCTTCGGCTCCCGCGGCCCGACCCGCACCCTGACTGAGGGCAACGCCACCTACCGGATCGCCGTCGGACGCCGCCAGCGCGTTATGCCGGGGTCCATCGTGGGCGCCATCGCCAACGAGGGCGGCATTTCCTCGGCCCAAATCGGCGGCATTGACATCCGTTCGGACCACTCCCTCGTGGAGCTCCCGGCGGACCTGAGTGCCGACCAGCTCAAGGCGCTGTCCCGCACCCGGATCGGCGGCGAGCTGATCCACCTCGAACTGGACAACGGCCGCAAGCCTTCCGGCGACCGCGGCAGCTACCAGGGCAACCGCGGCGGCGACCGCGGTGGGTTCTCCGGCGGCGGCGACCGTGGCGGCAACTCCGGAGCCGGCAACTTCAAGGGCAATGGCGGGTTCAAGCGCGAATTCCGCAAGACCGACGGCGAGCGGTCCTCCGCAGACCGTGGCGGCCGCTCCTTCAGTGACCGCAACGAGCGTGGCGTGTCCTCGGACCCCCGCAAGCCGCGCACCGAAGGCGGCTTCAAGCCCCGCAACAAGTGGTAA
- a CDS encoding DNA-3-methyladenine glycosylase, producing the protein MSIADVPAGLAAAADASLQWRPGAPFDLLQTIGTLPRGQGDPTFQPAPGGMWMAFTTPEGPASLRLTAAGAGTGLGPRPGTAVDEPAVGAQVVDVQAWGPGAADAAASVPRLLGRDDDWSAFDETAFHTTLPRLVTDARRRHRNLRLPASGRMIDALVPAVLEQKVTVIEARRGYRYLTYRYGTPAPGAGTFAPANLMVQPTPEQWLRIPSWEWHKAGVGPQRSATIMRALRSAVALERLAVLPATEAATKMQTIPGIGVWTAAEVVQRTHGCPDSISVGDYHLAAYVGAALTGRRTDDAGMLRLLAPWAGHRQRVVRMLGLSGFRKPVFGPRITIQDHRRH; encoded by the coding sequence ATGAGCATTGCAGACGTCCCCGCCGGCCTTGCCGCCGCCGCGGACGCCTCATTGCAGTGGCGGCCCGGCGCTCCGTTCGACCTGCTGCAGACCATCGGGACGCTCCCTCGCGGTCAAGGCGATCCCACGTTCCAGCCAGCCCCTGGCGGCATGTGGATGGCATTCACGACGCCGGAAGGTCCGGCCTCACTGCGGCTTACGGCGGCCGGTGCGGGCACCGGGTTGGGTCCCCGTCCGGGTACGGCCGTCGATGAGCCGGCCGTTGGTGCGCAGGTCGTCGATGTCCAGGCGTGGGGACCGGGGGCCGCCGACGCCGCAGCCTCGGTCCCGCGGCTGCTCGGCCGGGATGACGACTGGTCCGCCTTCGATGAAACCGCATTTCACACCACGCTCCCCCGCCTCGTCACGGACGCCCGGCGCCGGCACCGCAACCTGCGGCTTCCCGCCAGCGGGCGCATGATCGACGCGTTGGTCCCGGCAGTCCTCGAGCAGAAGGTCACCGTGATCGAGGCCCGCCGCGGCTACCGCTACCTGACTTACAGATACGGAACGCCCGCTCCGGGCGCGGGCACGTTTGCTCCTGCGAACCTGATGGTCCAGCCCACGCCGGAGCAGTGGCTGCGGATCCCGTCCTGGGAGTGGCACAAGGCCGGTGTGGGCCCCCAGCGCTCGGCGACGATCATGCGGGCGCTGCGTTCCGCCGTCGCACTCGAACGGCTCGCCGTGCTGCCGGCCACAGAGGCCGCCACGAAAATGCAGACCATCCCGGGGATCGGTGTCTGGACCGCGGCGGAGGTTGTGCAGCGCACGCATGGCTGCCCGGACTCGATCTCCGTGGGCGACTACCATCTTGCGGCGTACGTCGGCGCGGCTCTGACGGGACGCCGGACAGACGATGCCGGCATGCTCCGGTTGCTGGCGCCGTGGGCCGGTCACCGGCAGCGGGTGGTGCGGATGCTCGGGCTCAGCGGTTTCCGCAAACCCGTCTTCGGCCCGCGCATCACGATCCAGGACCACCGCCGCCACTGA
- a CDS encoding glycosyltransferase 87 family protein: MTITSTRARPDTIRGWLATAAGALAVVAALVVLYSSYIPLLNDFEVYFYGGNRVLETGAAGVSELYAPRDGLPFTYPPFAALLFAGLAALGRDAGHLMFISTALLGAAVVSAWLARHYFRLGAWRNAIADWRFRSVALAGTAAILLLGPWRDTFDFGQINIILMGLILADFALHGKSRAGEIRWPAGLLIGMAAGIKLTPLAFGLYFLVRRDFKALGWMAAGFFGSIALAWAVLPAASLTFWTQILPDTGRIGGPAYVDNLSIKGLLLHLGLPDSSLTSIVWLVLSLALAAVAALVISWAVAADENFVAVSATAVLMLLISPVSWSHHWVWMAVALPCMGFAIHRVPSRDGKMRLAGWIIVAASAVAFYLTPKFLAVAAGAQEWGKDPQTQWQLIVASLGVLCGMAMLVYWALAYRPSRSVLRLRA; the protein is encoded by the coding sequence GTGACCATCACCAGCACCAGAGCCAGGCCCGATACCATCCGCGGCTGGCTCGCGACGGCGGCCGGCGCTCTCGCCGTCGTCGCCGCGCTTGTGGTGCTGTACTCCTCGTACATTCCGCTCCTGAACGATTTTGAGGTCTACTTCTACGGTGGGAACCGGGTGCTGGAGACGGGGGCGGCCGGCGTCAGCGAGCTCTACGCGCCGCGGGACGGGCTGCCGTTTACCTACCCGCCCTTTGCCGCGCTGCTGTTCGCGGGGCTCGCGGCGCTCGGACGGGATGCCGGGCACCTGATGTTCATCTCGACGGCACTGCTGGGCGCGGCGGTTGTCTCCGCCTGGCTGGCACGGCACTATTTCCGGCTGGGTGCCTGGCGGAACGCCATCGCTGACTGGCGCTTCCGGTCCGTCGCATTGGCCGGCACAGCGGCGATTTTGCTGTTGGGCCCGTGGCGCGACACGTTCGACTTCGGTCAAATCAACATCATCCTGATGGGCCTGATCCTCGCGGACTTCGCGCTGCACGGGAAATCCCGGGCGGGCGAGATCCGTTGGCCGGCGGGGCTGCTGATCGGCATGGCGGCAGGCATCAAGCTGACCCCGCTGGCGTTCGGCCTGTACTTCCTGGTCCGCCGCGATTTCAAGGCCCTCGGCTGGATGGCGGCAGGCTTCTTCGGATCGATCGCCCTGGCCTGGGCCGTGCTGCCCGCTGCATCCCTGACCTTTTGGACCCAGATCCTGCCGGACACCGGGCGGATCGGCGGCCCGGCGTACGTGGACAACCTCTCAATCAAGGGCCTCCTGCTGCATTTGGGCCTGCCGGATTCGTCGCTGACCAGCATTGTGTGGCTGGTGCTGTCGCTGGCACTCGCGGCCGTGGCAGCGCTGGTCATTTCCTGGGCCGTGGCAGCGGACGAGAACTTTGTGGCTGTGTCCGCGACCGCCGTGCTGATGCTGCTGATCAGCCCGGTGTCCTGGTCCCACCATTGGGTGTGGATGGCCGTGGCGCTGCCGTGCATGGGTTTCGCAATCCACCGGGTGCCGTCCAGGGACGGAAAAATGCGGCTCGCAGGCTGGATCATTGTGGCCGCCTCGGCCGTGGCGTTTTACCTGACCCCCAAATTCCTCGCCGTCGCGGCTGGAGCGCAGGAGTGGGGCAAAGACCCGCAGACGCAGTGGCAGCTTATTGTCGCCAGCCTCGGCGTCCTGTGCGGGATGGCCATGCTGGTGTACTGGGCGCTGGCGTACCGGCCGTCCCGGTCCGTGCTGCGCCTGCGGGCTTAG
- a CDS encoding AMP-binding protein: protein MLAYTAGDTDVPLLEETIGDNFEAVVARFPYHDALIEAAAVPGEEARRWSYTKLNDDVDRLARALLALGIEAGERVGIWSPNCAEWTILQYATAKIGAILVNVNPAYRSHELEFVVNQSGMRMLVSAPSDKNSDYTSMARQALAVCPELRELVFLPDAGLSELTAGDPETDAERSYAELLKRADDVGHAALKARMAGLDRHDAINLQYTSGTTGFPKGATLTHHNILNNGYSIGGQLGYTEHDRVVIPVPFYHCFGMVIGNLAALSRGAATIIPGRGFTPAAALEAVQDFGGTSLYGVPTMFIAELSHPEFASYDLSTLRTGVMAGSLCPIEVMSRVVTEMHMTDVAICYGMTETSPVSTMTRSTDTLAQRTETVGRTMPQLESRIVDPATGAVLDCGAIGELCTRGYAVMKGYWNQPDKTAEAVDAEGWMHTGDLARMDADGYVVVEGRIKDIVIRGGENVYPREIEEFLYTHPDIQDVQVIGVPDERYGEELMACVILKPGSAALDAEGLAEFCRGKLAHYKIPRYVDVRESFPMTVSGKIRKVQMRQEAAARLGL from the coding sequence ATGCTTGCGTATACAGCCGGGGACACTGACGTTCCACTGCTTGAGGAAACCATCGGGGATAACTTCGAGGCGGTGGTGGCACGGTTCCCGTACCACGATGCCTTGATCGAGGCCGCGGCGGTCCCCGGCGAAGAGGCCCGCCGGTGGAGCTACACCAAGCTGAACGACGACGTCGACCGTCTCGCCCGCGCGCTGCTCGCGCTCGGGATAGAGGCCGGGGAACGGGTCGGCATCTGGAGCCCAAACTGCGCGGAATGGACCATTCTGCAGTACGCGACGGCGAAGATCGGCGCCATCCTGGTCAACGTCAACCCCGCCTACCGCAGCCACGAGCTGGAATTCGTAGTCAACCAAAGCGGCATGCGGATGCTGGTCTCGGCGCCCTCGGACAAAAACAGCGACTACACCTCGATGGCCCGCCAGGCGCTCGCCGTGTGCCCGGAGCTGCGCGAACTGGTTTTCCTTCCGGATGCCGGACTGTCTGAACTGACCGCCGGAGACCCCGAAACGGACGCGGAGCGAAGCTACGCGGAGCTGCTCAAGCGGGCCGACGACGTCGGGCATGCGGCGTTGAAGGCGCGGATGGCCGGACTGGACCGGCACGATGCGATCAACCTGCAGTACACCTCCGGCACCACCGGCTTTCCCAAGGGCGCCACCCTGACCCACCACAACATCCTCAACAACGGCTACTCGATCGGCGGGCAGCTCGGCTACACGGAACACGACCGGGTGGTCATCCCGGTGCCGTTCTACCACTGCTTCGGCATGGTGATCGGCAACCTGGCCGCCTTAAGCCGCGGCGCCGCCACCATCATCCCCGGCCGCGGCTTCACCCCCGCGGCGGCGCTGGAAGCGGTCCAGGACTTCGGCGGCACCTCCCTCTACGGCGTGCCGACCATGTTCATTGCCGAACTGTCGCATCCCGAGTTCGCCTCCTACGACCTCTCCACCCTGCGCACCGGGGTGATGGCCGGCTCGCTGTGCCCCATCGAGGTGATGAGCCGGGTGGTGACGGAAATGCACATGACCGATGTTGCCATCTGCTACGGCATGACCGAAACCTCGCCGGTGTCCACGATGACCCGCAGCACCGACACCCTGGCCCAGCGCACCGAGACGGTGGGCCGGACCATGCCGCAGCTCGAAAGCCGGATTGTGGACCCGGCGACAGGCGCGGTGCTGGACTGCGGTGCGATCGGTGAGCTGTGCACCCGGGGGTATGCGGTGATGAAGGGCTACTGGAATCAGCCGGACAAAACAGCAGAGGCGGTCGACGCCGAGGGCTGGATGCACACCGGGGACCTGGCCCGGATGGACGCGGACGGCTATGTGGTGGTGGAGGGCCGGATCAAGGACATCGTGATCCGCGGCGGCGAGAACGTCTATCCCCGCGAAATTGAGGAGTTCCTCTACACCCATCCCGATATACAGGATGTGCAGGTGATCGGTGTTCCGGACGAACGCTACGGGGAGGAGCTTATGGCCTGCGTGATCCTCAAGCCCGGTTCCGCGGCACTGGACGCCGAGGGACTGGCCGAGTTCTGCCGCGGTAAGCTGGCGCACTATAAAATCCCGCGCTACGTGGACGTTCGGGAGAGCTTCCCCATGACCGTCTCCGGCAAGATCCGCAAGGTGCAGATGCGCCAGGAAGCGGCGGCCCGGCTGGGTCTCTAG